One Candidatus Kryptobacter tengchongensis DNA segment encodes these proteins:
- a CDS encoding 3-phenylpropionate/trans-cinnamate dioxygenase ferredoxin subunit, translating into MAREIKLCKISDIRSGKARSFKIDDLEIAVINLNSKFFALSNICPHQHTKVVNGSEAIVEGENIICPMHGWTFEIKTGKAIHGSGRLETFEVFLKNDEIWIKIEDEQT; encoded by the coding sequence ATGGCGAGGGAGATAAAACTTTGCAAAATTTCAGATATTCGCTCTGGAAAGGCAAGGTCATTTAAAATAGATGATCTTGAAATTGCTGTTATAAATTTAAATTCAAAATTCTTTGCTTTATCAAACATTTGCCCGCATCAACACACAAAAGTTGTAAATGGTTCTGAGGCTATAGTTGAAGGTGAAAATATAATCTGTCCGATGCACGGATGGACATTTGAGATAAAAACTGGGAAAGCAATCCATGGTTCAGGAAGATTGGAAACTTTTGAAGTTTTTCTCAAAAACGATGAAATATGGATAAAGATCGAAGATGAACAAACATGA